The proteins below are encoded in one region of Coffea arabica cultivar ET-39 chromosome 4c, Coffea Arabica ET-39 HiFi, whole genome shotgun sequence:
- the LOC140003746 gene encoding tRNase Z TRZ3, mitochondrial-like isoform X1, protein MPPHLTNLRLLFSSANHHITTLPASSNLLSSSFPLFSQPKIQSLQLPRRIFPNTLRFFTTFSSYSRKPRRSSNRNSSSSPFSSTKQHRNSSTSNTRGRDNNFNKQKGGLSMELEKEAGSADNALESTFVYNKKRADGSEKKDLPRKALELKVRKLNPINTICYVQILGTGMDTHDTSPSVLLFFDKQRFIFNAGEGLQRFCTEHKIKLSKIDHIFLSRVCSETAGGLPGLLLTLAGISEEGMSVNVWGPSDLKLLVDAMRAFIPNAAMVHTRSFGPASDTSALVTPAKDVFSDPVVLIDDEVVKLSAIILRPSQAAEGSSTKKPGSQEADEHLVEQLSSSISKPRAEPSTKPGDLSVIYICELPEIKGKFDPKKAAALGLRPGPKYRELQLGNSVKSDRQDIMVHPSDVLGPSIPGPIVLLVDCPTLSHFKDVSSVQSLSSYYAGISGNSSSRTVNCVIHLSPSYVTNTIEYQKWMSRFPEAQHIMAGHEMRNIEVPIIKSSARIAAQLNYLCPQFFPAPGIWSLQHLKHIASDLRASSEGPFSDLCESIPAQNLLKFHLRPITQLGLDRSGIPDSASQSEIVDELVSRIPEITEASKQVSQLWLQNGKNERMSEQAKELPTEEPWLHNNELPACLEGVTREDLEIVLLGTGSSQPSKYRNVSSILLNLFSKGSILFDCGEGTLGQLKRRFGVDRADEIIRDLRCIWISHIHGDHHTGLARILALRRDLLKGVPHEPLMVVGPWRLKRFLDAYQRLEDLDMQFLDCKHTSESSLAALDSNEVDLAPKAAINCEDIKDADRIRSQDQKIDSTLFAKGSRMQSYFKRPGSPAENAMVYPLLKKLMKVLREGGLQALISFPVIHCPQAYGVMLKAADRTNGAGKTIPGWKIVYSGDTRPCPELVKASKSATILVHEATFEDGLIEEAIARNHSTTKEAVEVGASAGAYRVILTHFSQRYPKIPVFDESHLHNTCIAFDMMSVNLADLPLLPRILPYIKLLFRDEMAVDESDDMNDIAAVA, encoded by the exons ATGCCTCCCCACTTAACGAACCTTCGTCTCCTATTCTCCTCCGCCAATCACCATATCACCACCCTTCCCGCCTCTTCAAACCTCCTTTCTTCctcctttcctcttttttcccAACCCAAAATCCAATCTTTGCAGCTGCCGCGCCGTATTTTTCCCAACACTCTACGTTTCTTCACTACTTTTTCTTCTTATTCCAGAAAACCCCGCCGGAGTAGCAATAGGAATAGTTCAAGTTCTCCCTTTTCCAGCACTAAGCAGCATAGAAACAGCAGCACTTCTAATACGAGAGGGAGggataataattttaataagCAGAAAGGTGGGTTGTCGATGGAATTGGAAAAGGAGGCTGGTTCTGCTGACAATGCCCTTGAGTCAACTTTTGTGTATAATAAGAAAAGGGCTGATGGTTCGGAGAAGAAAGATTTGCCCAGGAAGGCCCTTGAGCTTAAAGTCCGAAAACTCAATCCTATTAATACTATTTGTTATGTTCAG ATTCTTGGTACTGGAATGGATACGCATGATACATCACCATCTGTCCTGCTATTTTTTGACAAGCAGAGATTTATTTTTAATGCTGGAGAA GGATTGCAACGCTTTTGTACAGAACATAAAATCAAGTTGTCAAAG ATTGATCACATTTTTCTCTCACGCGTATGCTCAGAAACTGCTGGTGGCCTTCCAG GGCTTTTGTTGACTTTGGCAGGCATAAGTGAGGAAGGAATGTCT GTTAATGTGTGGGGCCCCTCGGATCTCAAATTATTAGTAGATGCAATGAGAGCCTTCATTCCAAATGCTGCAATGGTTCATACACGTAGCTTTGGGCCCGCATCTGATACCAGTGCTCTTGTGACTCCTGCAAAGGATGTGTTCAGTGATCCTGTAGTTCTTATAGACGATGAAGTTGTGAAACTATCAGCTATCATCTTGAGACCAAGTCAGGCAGCAGAAGGTTCCTCCACAAAAAAGCCTGGATCACAGGAGGCAGATGAACATTTAGTGGAACAATtatcatcttcaatttcaaaGCCCAGAGCTGAGCCATCCACGAAGCCTGGTGATCTTTCAGTGATTTATATCTGTGAATTGCctgaaattaaggggaaatttGACCCTAAGAAAGCTGCTGCTCTCGGATTGAGACCTGGTCCAAAGTATCGTGAACTTCAGCTTGGTAACTCAGTGAAGTCAGATCGTCAAGATATTATG GTTCACCCTAGTGACGTCCTGGGTCCTTCTATTCCTGGTCCAATTGTACTCCTCGTGGACTGCCCAACTTTGTCTCATTTTAAAGACGTGTCATCTGTACAATCTCTTTCATCCTATTATGCTGGAATATCTGGTAACTCTAGTTCCAGAACAGTAAATTGCGTCATTCACCTTAGTCCTTCTTATGTCACAAACACAATCGAGTATCAGAAGTGGATGTCAAGATTTCCTGAAGCCCAGCATATCATGGCAGGACATGAAAT GAGGAATATTGAGGTTCCAATTATAAAATCAAGCGCAAGAATTGCAGCACAGCTTAACTACCTTTGCCCTCAGTTCTTTCCTGCTCCTGGCATCTGGTCTCTCCAGCACTTGAAACATATAGCATCAGACTTGAGGGCTTCAAGTGAG GGTCCTTTCTCAGATCTTTGTGAAAGCATACCAGCACAGAATCTCCTCAAG TTCCATTTGCGTCCAATCACTCAGCTTGGCTTGGACAGATCTGGGATTCCTGATTCAGCATCACAATCAGAAATTGTTGAtgagctggtatcaaggattcCTGAAATTACAGAGGCATCAAAACAAGTTAGCCAGCTTTGGCTTCAGAATGGGAAAAATGAGAGGATGTCTGAGCAAGCTAAGGAACTTCCTACTGAAGAGCCATGGTTGCACAATAACGAACTTCCAGCTTGCTTGGAAGGCGTAACAAGGGAAGATTTAGAAATTGTTCTCCTTGGGACTGGTTCTTCTCAGCCTTCAAAGTATAGGAATGTCAGTTCTATTCTTCTTAATCTTTTCTCTAAAGGAAGTATACTTTTTGACTGTGGTGAAGGAACCCTTGGCCAACTAAAAAGAAG GTTTGGTGTTGACAGAGCGGATGAGATCATAAGAGATTTAAGGTGTATCTGGATTTCTCATATTCATGGAGATCACCATACAGGACTTGCAAGAATACTTGCTCTTAGACGGGACTTGTTAAAGGGAGTACCTCATGAGCCTTTGATGGTTGTTGGTCCTTGGCGGCTGAAGAGATTTCTAGATGCTTACCAGAGACTCGAGGATCTAGATATGCAATTCCTCGACTGTAAGCATACCTCAGAATCTTCGTTAGCAGCTCTTGATTCAAATGAAGTTGATCTAGCTCCAAAAGCTGCAATAAATTGTGAGGACATAAAAGATGCTGATAGAATCAGGTCACAGGATCAAAAAATTGACTCCACACTATTTGCAAAAGGAAGCCGTATGCAGAGTTATTTTAAGAGGCCTGGCAGTCCAGCCGAAAATGCTATGGTCTATCCACTTTTAAAGAAATTAATGAAGGTGCTCAGGGAAGGGGGATTACAGGCATTAATAAGTTTTCCTGTAATCCACTGTCCACAGGCATACGGTGTTATGCTGAAGGCTGCAGATAGAACCAATGGTGCTGGAAAAACAATACCAGGCTGGAAGATCGTGTATTCTGGTGACACTAGACCTTGTCCAGAACTGGTGAAAGCTTCGAAGAGTGCAACTATTCTTGTACATGAG GCTACATTTGAAGATGGACTGATCGAGGAGGCTATAGCAAGAAATCACAGCACAACAAAAGAAGCTGTTGAAGTTGGGGCTTCTGCAGGAGCATATCGTGTTATCCTTACACACTTTAGCCAAAGATACCCTAAGATTCCAGTTTTTGATGAAAGTCACCTCCATAATACCTGCATTGCTTTCGACATGATGAGTGTCAACTTGGCTGATTTACCTTTACTTCCAAGAATTCTTCCCTACATTAAACTCCTGTTTAGAGATGAGATGGCTGTAGATGAATCTGACGACATGAATGATATAGCCGCTGTTGCATAA
- the LOC140003746 gene encoding tRNAse Z TRZ4, mitochondrial-like isoform X2, whose translation MDTHDTSPSVLLFFDKQRFIFNAGEGLQRFCTEHKIKLSKIDHIFLSRVCSETAGGLPGLLLTLAGISEEGMSVNVWGPSDLKLLVDAMRAFIPNAAMVHTRSFGPASDTSALVTPAKDVFSDPVVLIDDEVVKLSAIILRPSQAAEGSSTKKPGSQEADEHLVEQLSSSISKPRAEPSTKPGDLSVIYICELPEIKGKFDPKKAAALGLRPGPKYRELQLGNSVKSDRQDIMVHPSDVLGPSIPGPIVLLVDCPTLSHFKDVSSVQSLSSYYAGISGNSSSRTVNCVIHLSPSYVTNTIEYQKWMSRFPEAQHIMAGHEMRNIEVPIIKSSARIAAQLNYLCPQFFPAPGIWSLQHLKHIASDLRASSEGPFSDLCESIPAQNLLKFHLRPITQLGLDRSGIPDSASQSEIVDELVSRIPEITEASKQVSQLWLQNGKNERMSEQAKELPTEEPWLHNNELPACLEGVTREDLEIVLLGTGSSQPSKYRNVSSILLNLFSKGSILFDCGEGTLGQLKRRFGVDRADEIIRDLRCIWISHIHGDHHTGLARILALRRDLLKGVPHEPLMVVGPWRLKRFLDAYQRLEDLDMQFLDCKHTSESSLAALDSNEVDLAPKAAINCEDIKDADRIRSQDQKIDSTLFAKGSRMQSYFKRPGSPAENAMVYPLLKKLMKVLREGGLQALISFPVIHCPQAYGVMLKAADRTNGAGKTIPGWKIVYSGDTRPCPELVKASKSATILVHEATFEDGLIEEAIARNHSTTKEAVEVGASAGAYRVILTHFSQRYPKIPVFDESHLHNTCIAFDMMSVNLADLPLLPRILPYIKLLFRDEMAVDESDDMNDIAAVA comes from the exons ATGGATACGCATGATACATCACCATCTGTCCTGCTATTTTTTGACAAGCAGAGATTTATTTTTAATGCTGGAGAA GGATTGCAACGCTTTTGTACAGAACATAAAATCAAGTTGTCAAAG ATTGATCACATTTTTCTCTCACGCGTATGCTCAGAAACTGCTGGTGGCCTTCCAG GGCTTTTGTTGACTTTGGCAGGCATAAGTGAGGAAGGAATGTCT GTTAATGTGTGGGGCCCCTCGGATCTCAAATTATTAGTAGATGCAATGAGAGCCTTCATTCCAAATGCTGCAATGGTTCATACACGTAGCTTTGGGCCCGCATCTGATACCAGTGCTCTTGTGACTCCTGCAAAGGATGTGTTCAGTGATCCTGTAGTTCTTATAGACGATGAAGTTGTGAAACTATCAGCTATCATCTTGAGACCAAGTCAGGCAGCAGAAGGTTCCTCCACAAAAAAGCCTGGATCACAGGAGGCAGATGAACATTTAGTGGAACAATtatcatcttcaatttcaaaGCCCAGAGCTGAGCCATCCACGAAGCCTGGTGATCTTTCAGTGATTTATATCTGTGAATTGCctgaaattaaggggaaatttGACCCTAAGAAAGCTGCTGCTCTCGGATTGAGACCTGGTCCAAAGTATCGTGAACTTCAGCTTGGTAACTCAGTGAAGTCAGATCGTCAAGATATTATG GTTCACCCTAGTGACGTCCTGGGTCCTTCTATTCCTGGTCCAATTGTACTCCTCGTGGACTGCCCAACTTTGTCTCATTTTAAAGACGTGTCATCTGTACAATCTCTTTCATCCTATTATGCTGGAATATCTGGTAACTCTAGTTCCAGAACAGTAAATTGCGTCATTCACCTTAGTCCTTCTTATGTCACAAACACAATCGAGTATCAGAAGTGGATGTCAAGATTTCCTGAAGCCCAGCATATCATGGCAGGACATGAAAT GAGGAATATTGAGGTTCCAATTATAAAATCAAGCGCAAGAATTGCAGCACAGCTTAACTACCTTTGCCCTCAGTTCTTTCCTGCTCCTGGCATCTGGTCTCTCCAGCACTTGAAACATATAGCATCAGACTTGAGGGCTTCAAGTGAG GGTCCTTTCTCAGATCTTTGTGAAAGCATACCAGCACAGAATCTCCTCAAG TTCCATTTGCGTCCAATCACTCAGCTTGGCTTGGACAGATCTGGGATTCCTGATTCAGCATCACAATCAGAAATTGTTGAtgagctggtatcaaggattcCTGAAATTACAGAGGCATCAAAACAAGTTAGCCAGCTTTGGCTTCAGAATGGGAAAAATGAGAGGATGTCTGAGCAAGCTAAGGAACTTCCTACTGAAGAGCCATGGTTGCACAATAACGAACTTCCAGCTTGCTTGGAAGGCGTAACAAGGGAAGATTTAGAAATTGTTCTCCTTGGGACTGGTTCTTCTCAGCCTTCAAAGTATAGGAATGTCAGTTCTATTCTTCTTAATCTTTTCTCTAAAGGAAGTATACTTTTTGACTGTGGTGAAGGAACCCTTGGCCAACTAAAAAGAAG GTTTGGTGTTGACAGAGCGGATGAGATCATAAGAGATTTAAGGTGTATCTGGATTTCTCATATTCATGGAGATCACCATACAGGACTTGCAAGAATACTTGCTCTTAGACGGGACTTGTTAAAGGGAGTACCTCATGAGCCTTTGATGGTTGTTGGTCCTTGGCGGCTGAAGAGATTTCTAGATGCTTACCAGAGACTCGAGGATCTAGATATGCAATTCCTCGACTGTAAGCATACCTCAGAATCTTCGTTAGCAGCTCTTGATTCAAATGAAGTTGATCTAGCTCCAAAAGCTGCAATAAATTGTGAGGACATAAAAGATGCTGATAGAATCAGGTCACAGGATCAAAAAATTGACTCCACACTATTTGCAAAAGGAAGCCGTATGCAGAGTTATTTTAAGAGGCCTGGCAGTCCAGCCGAAAATGCTATGGTCTATCCACTTTTAAAGAAATTAATGAAGGTGCTCAGGGAAGGGGGATTACAGGCATTAATAAGTTTTCCTGTAATCCACTGTCCACAGGCATACGGTGTTATGCTGAAGGCTGCAGATAGAACCAATGGTGCTGGAAAAACAATACCAGGCTGGAAGATCGTGTATTCTGGTGACACTAGACCTTGTCCAGAACTGGTGAAAGCTTCGAAGAGTGCAACTATTCTTGTACATGAG GCTACATTTGAAGATGGACTGATCGAGGAGGCTATAGCAAGAAATCACAGCACAACAAAAGAAGCTGTTGAAGTTGGGGCTTCTGCAGGAGCATATCGTGTTATCCTTACACACTTTAGCCAAAGATACCCTAAGATTCCAGTTTTTGATGAAAGTCACCTCCATAATACCTGCATTGCTTTCGACATGATGAGTGTCAACTTGGCTGATTTACCTTTACTTCCAAGAATTCTTCCCTACATTAAACTCCTGTTTAGAGATGAGATGGCTGTAGATGAATCTGACGACATGAATGATATAGCCGCTGTTGCATAA
- the LOC140003748 gene encoding photosynthetic NDH subunit of subcomplex B 3, chloroplastic-like isoform X2: MGILGLNSGARLAASFSVSSHSLKSSNFFPAPTMARTCARFQGADKQHLNLNLSKGKIRAVGSSAPDSQSAETSTTSQEPPAAVNFAFVSSVLLPDGTPDVHFRKACGGQKLRDIMLDSNVELYGPYVVEGRELLSPRTEKEKEKLKRNPRNWRLACQTTVGKPDSTGLVVIQQLPEWKMHEWNYGKQPPPEDASCYFL; this comes from the exons ATGGGAATTCTGGGACTGAATTCAGGTGCCCGCTTAGCAGCTTCTTTCTCAGTGTCGTCTCACAGCTTGAAGAGCAGTAACTTTTTTCCAGCTCCTACCATGGCCAGAACTTGTGCAAGGTTCCAAGGGGCGGATAAGCAGCACCTCAACTTGAACTTGTCCAAAGGCAAAATCAGAGCTGTTGGGTCTTCTGCTCCAGATAGCCAATCAGCCGAGACCAGCACAACTTCACAAGAGCCTCCTGCAGCAGTCAACTTTGCATTCGTTAGC TCAGTTTTGCTTCCTGATGGAACACCTGACGTGCATTTTCGCAAAGCTTGCGGGGGCCAGAAACTCAGAGACATAATGCTTGATTCTAATGTTGAGTTGTACGGACCATAT GTTGTTGAAGGGAGAGAGCTATTAAGCCCTCGCAcggagaaagagaaagaaaagctcaAACGG AATCCAAGAAATTGGAGACTTGCTTGTCAAACCACCGTTGGCAAACCAGATTCGACGGGGCTG GTTGTGATTCAACAACTACCTGAATGGAAAATGCACGAATGGAATTATGGGAAGCAGCCACCCCCAGAAGATGCATCTTGTTACTTCTTATAA
- the LOC140003748 gene encoding photosynthetic NDH subunit of subcomplex B 3, chloroplastic-like isoform X3: protein MGILGLNSGARLAASFSVSSHSLKSSNFFPAPTMARTCARFQGADKQHLNLNLSKGKIRAVGSSAPDSQSAETSTTSQEPPAAVNFAFVSSVLLPDGTPDVHFRKACGGQKLRDIMLDSNVELYGPYARPLLNCGGGGTCGTCIVENPRNWRLACQTTVGKPDSTGLVVIQQLPEWKMHEWNYGKQPPPEDASCYFL, encoded by the exons ATGGGAATTCTGGGACTGAATTCAGGTGCCCGCTTAGCAGCTTCTTTCTCAGTGTCGTCTCACAGCTTGAAGAGCAGTAACTTTTTTCCAGCTCCTACCATGGCCAGAACTTGTGCAAGGTTCCAAGGGGCGGATAAGCAGCACCTCAACTTGAACTTGTCCAAAGGCAAAATCAGAGCTGTTGGGTCTTCTGCTCCAGATAGCCAATCAGCCGAGACCAGCACAACTTCACAAGAGCCTCCTGCAGCAGTCAACTTTGCATTCGTTAGC TCAGTTTTGCTTCCTGATGGAACACCTGACGTGCATTTTCGCAAAGCTTGCGGGGGCCAGAAACTCAGAGACATAATGCTTGATTCTAATGTTGAGTTGTACGGACCATAT GCAAGACCTTTGCTAAATTGTGGTGGAGGAGGAACCTGTGGGACGTGCATTGTGGag AATCCAAGAAATTGGAGACTTGCTTGTCAAACCACCGTTGGCAAACCAGATTCGACGGGGCTG GTTGTGATTCAACAACTACCTGAATGGAAAATGCACGAATGGAATTATGGGAAGCAGCCACCCCCAGAAGATGCATCTTGTTACTTCTTATAA
- the LOC140003748 gene encoding uncharacterized protein isoform X4, whose protein sequence is MGILGLNSGARLAASFSVSSHSLKSSNFFPAPTMARTCARFQGADKQHLNLNLSKGKIRAVGSSAPDSQSAETSTTSQEPPAAVNFAFVSARPLLNCGGGGTCGTCIVEVVEGRELLSPRTEKEKEKLKRNPRNWRLACQTTVGKPDSTGLVVIQQLPEWKMHEWNYGKQPPPEDASCYFL, encoded by the exons ATGGGAATTCTGGGACTGAATTCAGGTGCCCGCTTAGCAGCTTCTTTCTCAGTGTCGTCTCACAGCTTGAAGAGCAGTAACTTTTTTCCAGCTCCTACCATGGCCAGAACTTGTGCAAGGTTCCAAGGGGCGGATAAGCAGCACCTCAACTTGAACTTGTCCAAAGGCAAAATCAGAGCTGTTGGGTCTTCTGCTCCAGATAGCCAATCAGCCGAGACCAGCACAACTTCACAAGAGCCTCCTGCAGCAGTCAACTTTGCATTCGTTAGC GCAAGACCTTTGCTAAATTGTGGTGGAGGAGGAACCTGTGGGACGTGCATTGTGGag GTTGTTGAAGGGAGAGAGCTATTAAGCCCTCGCAcggagaaagagaaagaaaagctcaAACGG AATCCAAGAAATTGGAGACTTGCTTGTCAAACCACCGTTGGCAAACCAGATTCGACGGGGCTG GTTGTGATTCAACAACTACCTGAATGGAAAATGCACGAATGGAATTATGGGAAGCAGCCACCCCCAGAAGATGCATCTTGTTACTTCTTATAA
- the LOC140003748 gene encoding photosynthetic NDH subunit of subcomplex B 3, chloroplastic-like isoform X1 → MGILGLNSGARLAASFSVSSHSLKSSNFFPAPTMARTCARFQGADKQHLNLNLSKGKIRAVGSSAPDSQSAETSTTSQEPPAAVNFAFVSSVLLPDGTPDVHFRKACGGQKLRDIMLDSNVELYGPYARPLLNCGGGGTCGTCIVEVVEGRELLSPRTEKEKEKLKRNPRNWRLACQTTVGKPDSTGLVVIQQLPEWKMHEWNYGKQPPPEDASCYFL, encoded by the exons ATGGGAATTCTGGGACTGAATTCAGGTGCCCGCTTAGCAGCTTCTTTCTCAGTGTCGTCTCACAGCTTGAAGAGCAGTAACTTTTTTCCAGCTCCTACCATGGCCAGAACTTGTGCAAGGTTCCAAGGGGCGGATAAGCAGCACCTCAACTTGAACTTGTCCAAAGGCAAAATCAGAGCTGTTGGGTCTTCTGCTCCAGATAGCCAATCAGCCGAGACCAGCACAACTTCACAAGAGCCTCCTGCAGCAGTCAACTTTGCATTCGTTAGC TCAGTTTTGCTTCCTGATGGAACACCTGACGTGCATTTTCGCAAAGCTTGCGGGGGCCAGAAACTCAGAGACATAATGCTTGATTCTAATGTTGAGTTGTACGGACCATAT GCAAGACCTTTGCTAAATTGTGGTGGAGGAGGAACCTGTGGGACGTGCATTGTGGag GTTGTTGAAGGGAGAGAGCTATTAAGCCCTCGCAcggagaaagagaaagaaaagctcaAACGG AATCCAAGAAATTGGAGACTTGCTTGTCAAACCACCGTTGGCAAACCAGATTCGACGGGGCTG GTTGTGATTCAACAACTACCTGAATGGAAAATGCACGAATGGAATTATGGGAAGCAGCCACCCCCAGAAGATGCATCTTGTTACTTCTTATAA
- the LOC113742753 gene encoding aquaporin TIP2-1, with protein sequence MAGIAFGRFDDSFSVGSLKAYLAEFISTLIFVFAGVGSAMAYSKLTSDAALDPSGLVAVAVCHGFALFVAVAVAANISGGHVNPAVTFGLALGGQITILTGLLYWIAQLLGAIVASYLLKVVTGGLAIPIHSVAAGVGAVQAVVMEIITTFALVYTVYATAADPKRGSLGVIAPIAIGFIVGANILAAGPFSGGSMNPARSFGPAVASGNFSGNWIYWVGPLIGGGLAGVIYGYVFMQHDHAPLVSVV encoded by the exons atggctggaattgctttcgGACGGTTTGATGATTCATTTAGTGTAGGGTCTCTCAAGGCATATCTTGCTGAATTCATCTCCACATTGATTTTCGTCTTCGCCGGAGTTGGTTCAGCCATGGCCTACA GCAAACTGACATCAGATGCGGCTCTTGATCCTTCTGGGCTTGTGGCAGTCGCAGTTTGCCATGGTTTTGCTCTCTTTGTTGCAGTCGCCGTTGCAGCCAACATCTCCGGCGGCCACGTCAACCCCGCCGTTACTTTCGGTTTGGCTCTGGGGGGTCAAATCACCATCCTCACCGGTCTCCTATACTGGATTGCTCAACTTTTGGGCGCAATTGTGGCTTCCTACCTTCTCAAAGTTGTCACTGGAGGCTTG GCTATTCCAATCCACAGTGTTGCCGCCGGGGTAGGAGCAGTTCAAGCAGTTGTGATGGAAATCATCACCACCTTTGCTTTGGTTTACACAGTCTATGCTACGGCAGCTGATCCAAAGAGGGGTTCACTGGGTGTCATTGCCCCAATTGCCATCGGTTTCATTGTCGGTGCCAACATCTTGGCCGCCGGACCATTCTCCGGTGGATCAATGAACCCAGCTCGCTCCTTTGGACCGGCCGTGGCGAGCGGTAACTTCAGCGGCAACTGGATTTACTGGGTTGGACCCCTCATTGGTGGTGGCTTGGCCGGTGTCATCTATGGCTATGTGTTCATGCAGCATGACCATGCTCCTCTTGTTAGCGTTGTTTAA
- the LOC140004877 gene encoding protein JINGUBANG-like produces the protein MEFSGERTLWSFVDEEKKNINLPRRLSFGNQELDSHLASARTSCASAASFPLWPMSPETPWTRSPLHASASPNSSLLYHCIASLHRSEGKIFSIAASKDFVFTASDSRRIHAWKLPDCTEMGYIKAKAGGIRTILAHGKLLFTAHGDHKIRVWDMPPTENFQHKKITTLPRRSFLVYAKMNIHKDSISCMAYNHMENLLYTGSWDKTVKVWKIREKQCLDSFAAHEGNVTAIVINQEDGCVFTGSSDGTVKIWRRVYRESSHILTMTLKFQPSPINALALSSSPGGCFLYSGSSDGLINYWQKERMSGRFNHKGFLQGHHFAVLCLVSIGGLILSGSEDATIRIWRREDGDSFHSCLAVIDGHHGPVKCLAASLETADALIRLLVYSASLDQTFKVWRVKVYPAENVNLEKSEAKHSQVEMECQMSPVLSPSWVERKMQGSHFE, from the coding sequence ATGGAATTCAGTGGGGAAAGAACTCTTTGGAGTTTTGTGGATGAGGAGAAAAAGAACATAAACTTGCCAAGGAGACTTTCATTTGGAAACCAGGAGCTTGATTCTCATTTGGCTTCCGCAAGAACATCTTGTGCTTCTGCCGCATCTTTCCCACTCTGGCCGATGAGCCCTGAGACCCCGTGGACCAGATCTCCGTTGCATGCATCCGCATCCCCAAACTCATCTCTTCTCTACCATTGTATAGCCTCTCTCCATCGCAGTGAAGGTAAAATCTTCTCCATAGCCGCATCAAAAGACTTTGTCTTCACTGCGTCAGACAGCAGAAGGATCCATGCATGGAAACTTCCAGATTGCACGGAGATGGGATACATCAAGGCTAAAGCTGGGGGAATTCGAACCATCTTGGCTCATGGGAAGCTGCTCTTCACTGCGCACGGGGACCACAAAATCCGGGTTTGGGACATGCCACCAACAGAAAACTTTCAACACAAGAAAATCACCACCTTGCCAAGAAGATCTTTCCTGGTGTATGCTAAAATGAATATCCATAAAGACTCTATATCATGTATGGCTTACAACCACATGGAAAACCTTCTGTACACAGGTTCCTGGGACAAGACAGTTAAGGTGtggaaaatcagagaaaagcaATGCCTCGATTCGTTCGCGGCTCACGAAGGTAATGTGACTGCAATTGTGATAAACCAAGAAGACGGCTGTGTTTTCACGGGTTCTTCAGATGGAACGGTGAAAATATGGCGAAGGGTTTACCGTGAAAGCTCCCACATTCTCACAATGACCCTAAAGTTTCAACCATCACCGATAAATGCCTTGGCTTTGAGCTCGTCACCTGGCGGTTGCTTCCTCTATTCTGGCTCGTCGGATGGGCTCATAAACTATTGGCAGAAGGAGAGAATGTCCGGGAGGTTCAATCACAAAGGATTTTTACAGGGTCACCATTTTGCAGTTCTTTGTTTAGTGTCGATTGGGGGCTTGATCTTGAGCGGTTCTGAGGATGCCACCATAAGGATATGGAGAAGAGAGGACGGAGATTCCTTCCATTCATGTCTTGCGGTCATTGATGGCCACCATGGGCCAGTGAAATGCTTAGCGGCTTCACTAGAAACCGCTGATGCATTGATTCGACTGTTAGTTTACAGTGCTAGCTTGGACCAAACTTTTAAGGTATGGCGAGTTAAAGTATATCCAGCTGAGAATGTGAACTTGGAAAAGTCAGAAGCAAAGCATAGCCAAGTAGAAATGGAGTGTCAAATGAGTCCAGTACTATCTCCTTCATGGGTGGAGAGGAAAATGCAGGGAAGCCACTTTGAATAG